A stretch of the Elephas maximus indicus isolate mEleMax1 chromosome 3, mEleMax1 primary haplotype, whole genome shotgun sequence genome encodes the following:
- the LOC126072280 gene encoding zinc finger protein OZF-like isoform X2: MDSVVIEDVAVDFTQEEWALLDLAQRKLYIDVMLETFINLASVVSRNLSDGETFSSEHTIVRFMKNDTWSSMLGEICEFHGIEDKHNNQESYLRRHMVENLHENNEGNQCGKTFSQMPKLSVFKRTTEVNPSECLESGRVFIDHSSHKHCIRSGCSTCQCKEYGEACSCHYLSTPVNNLSGEKPYEYHQYGGDFCRFSSFQTHVRGHKSEYKECWKICPSSLTLHKKFHGDKPYECKECGKAFRHSSALITHIRTHSGEKPYECKECGKAFSDPSSLTTHVRIHSGERPYECKECGKAFTNSSALTRHIRTHSGERPYECKECGKAFSDSSSLTAHIRIHSGERPYECKECGKAFSISSSLTTHIRTHSGERPYECKECGKAFSGSSAFTTHVRTHSGERPYECKECGKVFSQSSSLITHIRTHSGERPYECKICGKVFSNSSALTTHIRVHTGEKPYECEECGKAFSHFSNLTKHIRTHSGERPYGCMECGKVFSRSSHLIRHIRTHSGERPYQCKECAKTFTDSSSLSRHARIHSGVRAFEWKQRGKDFIHASVLNEHH; the protein is encoded by the exons GACTCAGTGGTCATTGAGGATGTGGCTGTGGACTTTACccaggaagagtgggctttgctggATCTTGCTCAGAGAAAACTCTACAtagatgtgatgctggaaacctTCATAAACCTGGCCTCAGTAG TTTCTCGAAACCTTAGTGATGGAGAAACGTTTTCCAGTGAACATACAATAGTGCGATTCATGAAGAATGACACCTGGTCCTCCATGTTAGGAGAAATCTGTGAATTTCATGGCATTGAAGACAAACATAACAACCAAGAGAGTTATTTGAG AAGGCATATGGTAGAGAACCTCCATGAAAATAATGAAGGTAATCAGTGTGGAAAAACTTTCAGTCAGATGCCAAAGCTTTCTGTGTTCAAAAGAACTACTGAGGTAAATCCTTCAGAGTGCCTTGAGAGTGGAAGAGTCTTCATAGATCATTCATCACATAAGCATTGTATCAGATCTGGATGCAGTACCTGTCAGTGTAAGGAATATGGAGAAGCCTGCAGTTGTCATTACCTAAGCACTCCTGTGAATAATCttagtggagagaaaccttatgaatatcaccAGTATGGGGGAGATTTCTGTAGATTCTCATCCTTTCAGACACATGTGAGAGGTCATAAGAGTGAATATAAAGAATGTTGGAAAATCTGTCCCTCATCACTCACTTTACATAAAAAATTTCATGGAgataagccttatgaatgtaaagaatgtggcaAAGCCTTTCGTCATTCGTCAGCCCTCAttacacatataagaactcacagtggagagaaaccttatgaatgcaaggaatgtgggaaagcctttagtgatCCCTCATCTCTTACTACGCATgtaagaattcacagtggagagaggccttatgaatgtaaggaatgtggaaaagcctttactAATTCCTCAGCCCTCACGAGACATATAAGAACTCATAGTGGAGagagaccttatgaatgtaaggaatgtgggaaagcctttagtgatTCTTCATCCCTCACTGCACATataagaattcacagtggagagaggccttatgaatgtaaggaatgtgggaaagcttttagtatttcttcatccctcactacacatataagaactcacagtggagagaggccttatgaatgtaaggaatgtgggaaagcctttagtggTTCCTCAGCTTTCACTACACatgtaagaactcacagtggagagaggccttatgaatgtaaggaatgtgggaaagtgtTTAGTCAGTCCTCATCTCTTAttacacatataagaactcacagtggtgagaggccttatgaatgtaagatATGTGGGAAAGTCTTTAGTAATTCCTCAGCCCTCACTACCCATATAAGAgttcacactggagagaagccttatgaatgtgaggaatgtggaaaagcctttagtcATTTCTCAAACCTCACTAAACATATAAGAACTcatagtggagagaggccttatggaTGTATGGAGTGTGGGAAAGTATTTAGTCGTTCTTCACACCTCATtagacatataagaactcacagtggagagaggccttatcaATGTAAGGAATGTGCGAAAACCTTTACTGACTCCTCATCCCTCAGTAGACATGCAAGAATTCACAGTGGAGTGAGGGCTTTTGAATGGAAGCAACGTGGAAAAGATTTTATTCACGCTTCAGTGCTTAATGAACATCATTAA
- the LOC126072280 gene encoding zinc finger protein OZF-like isoform X1, which yields MHEQDSVVIEDVAVDFTQEEWALLDLAQRKLYIDVMLETFINLASVVSRNLSDGETFSSEHTIVRFMKNDTWSSMLGEICEFHGIEDKHNNQESYLRRHMVENLHENNEGNQCGKTFSQMPKLSVFKRTTEVNPSECLESGRVFIDHSSHKHCIRSGCSTCQCKEYGEACSCHYLSTPVNNLSGEKPYEYHQYGGDFCRFSSFQTHVRGHKSEYKECWKICPSSLTLHKKFHGDKPYECKECGKAFRHSSALITHIRTHSGEKPYECKECGKAFSDPSSLTTHVRIHSGERPYECKECGKAFTNSSALTRHIRTHSGERPYECKECGKAFSDSSSLTAHIRIHSGERPYECKECGKAFSISSSLTTHIRTHSGERPYECKECGKAFSGSSAFTTHVRTHSGERPYECKECGKVFSQSSSLITHIRTHSGERPYECKICGKVFSNSSALTTHIRVHTGEKPYECEECGKAFSHFSNLTKHIRTHSGERPYGCMECGKVFSRSSHLIRHIRTHSGERPYQCKECAKTFTDSSSLSRHARIHSGVRAFEWKQRGKDFIHASVLNEHH from the exons GACTCAGTGGTCATTGAGGATGTGGCTGTGGACTTTACccaggaagagtgggctttgctggATCTTGCTCAGAGAAAACTCTACAtagatgtgatgctggaaacctTCATAAACCTGGCCTCAGTAG TTTCTCGAAACCTTAGTGATGGAGAAACGTTTTCCAGTGAACATACAATAGTGCGATTCATGAAGAATGACACCTGGTCCTCCATGTTAGGAGAAATCTGTGAATTTCATGGCATTGAAGACAAACATAACAACCAAGAGAGTTATTTGAG AAGGCATATGGTAGAGAACCTCCATGAAAATAATGAAGGTAATCAGTGTGGAAAAACTTTCAGTCAGATGCCAAAGCTTTCTGTGTTCAAAAGAACTACTGAGGTAAATCCTTCAGAGTGCCTTGAGAGTGGAAGAGTCTTCATAGATCATTCATCACATAAGCATTGTATCAGATCTGGATGCAGTACCTGTCAGTGTAAGGAATATGGAGAAGCCTGCAGTTGTCATTACCTAAGCACTCCTGTGAATAATCttagtggagagaaaccttatgaatatcaccAGTATGGGGGAGATTTCTGTAGATTCTCATCCTTTCAGACACATGTGAGAGGTCATAAGAGTGAATATAAAGAATGTTGGAAAATCTGTCCCTCATCACTCACTTTACATAAAAAATTTCATGGAgataagccttatgaatgtaaagaatgtggcaAAGCCTTTCGTCATTCGTCAGCCCTCAttacacatataagaactcacagtggagagaaaccttatgaatgcaaggaatgtgggaaagcctttagtgatCCCTCATCTCTTACTACGCATgtaagaattcacagtggagagaggccttatgaatgtaaggaatgtggaaaagcctttactAATTCCTCAGCCCTCACGAGACATATAAGAACTCATAGTGGAGagagaccttatgaatgtaaggaatgtgggaaagcctttagtgatTCTTCATCCCTCACTGCACATataagaattcacagtggagagaggccttatgaatgtaaggaatgtgggaaagcttttagtatttcttcatccctcactacacatataagaactcacagtggagagaggccttatgaatgtaaggaatgtgggaaagcctttagtggTTCCTCAGCTTTCACTACACatgtaagaactcacagtggagagaggccttatgaatgtaaggaatgtgggaaagtgtTTAGTCAGTCCTCATCTCTTAttacacatataagaactcacagtggtgagaggccttatgaatgtaagatATGTGGGAAAGTCTTTAGTAATTCCTCAGCCCTCACTACCCATATAAGAgttcacactggagagaagccttatgaatgtgaggaatgtggaaaagcctttagtcATTTCTCAAACCTCACTAAACATATAAGAACTcatagtggagagaggccttatggaTGTATGGAGTGTGGGAAAGTATTTAGTCGTTCTTCACACCTCATtagacatataagaactcacagtggagagaggccttatcaATGTAAGGAATGTGCGAAAACCTTTACTGACTCCTCATCCCTCAGTAGACATGCAAGAATTCACAGTGGAGTGAGGGCTTTTGAATGGAAGCAACGTGGAAAAGATTTTATTCACGCTTCAGTGCTTAATGAACATCATTAA